The following are encoded in a window of Candidatus Zixiibacteriota bacterium genomic DNA:
- a CDS encoding outer membrane beta-barrel protein encodes MRKLVAVISLLILTGVPSAMAQDGPKLGVGAFAGLSFPLVQDDQGQGIEYGFKGRLGLGSIIVVEPYVSFVKWGEPDPIEGVDLGIDGSKVTAFGIDASLGNSPGITGISPYFVIGFGSYKVKNDDTGYDQSKLGFSGGLGLGIGLSPSLALDFRGKLIVAPQEEGGSKKAVDVVGGLNFSFGGQ; translated from the coding sequence ATGAGAAAACTAGTGGCAGTGATCAGCCTCCTGATTCTGACCGGGGTGCCGTCGGCTATGGCGCAGGACGGCCCCAAACTGGGTGTGGGCGCATTCGCCGGACTCAGCTTTCCGTTGGTGCAGGACGATCAGGGTCAGGGAATCGAGTATGGATTCAAGGGCCGTCTTGGTCTTGGATCCATCATCGTAGTGGAACCGTATGTGTCGTTTGTGAAGTGGGGCGAGCCGGACCCGATTGAGGGCGTTGACCTGGGTATCGATGGCTCCAAAGTGACTGCGTTCGGCATCGATGCCTCGCTGGGCAACTCACCGGGGATCACCGGTATCTCGCCGTATTTCGTGATCGGATTCGGATCCTACAAGGTGAAAAACGACGATACCGGGTACGACCAGTCCAAACTCGGATTTTCCGGCGGCCTTGGTCTGGGTATCGGCTTGTCGCCGAGTTTGGCGCTCGACTTCCGCGGGAAGCTGATTGTGGCTCCCCAGGAGGAAGGCGGCTCGAAAAAGGCGGTCGACGTTGTCGGCGGCCTCAACTTTAGCTTCGGTGGCCAATAG
- a CDS encoding cupin domain-containing protein: MELKLGQKIKTLRLASDLTQTELADRANLTKGFISQLENDQCSISVDSLADILDALGVSLQEFFSDKAEPEVVFTPGDRVSVEGKGASRFEVLVPGSTNNEMDPILVELKPGERLDAFDPHPGEQFGYVLKGEATLRLGKKDYRVRANHCFYFEADQPSQIMNKSRSMVRLLWVTAPPQM; the protein is encoded by the coding sequence GTGGAGCTCAAGCTCGGACAGAAAATCAAAACCCTGCGACTGGCCTCGGACCTGACTCAGACCGAACTGGCCGATCGCGCCAATCTGACCAAGGGATTTATCTCCCAGCTTGAGAATGACCAGTGTTCGATCTCGGTCGATTCGCTGGCCGACATTCTCGACGCGCTGGGTGTCAGCCTGCAGGAGTTCTTCAGCGACAAGGCCGAGCCGGAGGTGGTGTTTACGCCGGGCGATCGGGTTTCGGTCGAGGGAAAGGGGGCCAGCCGCTTTGAGGTTCTGGTGCCTGGGTCCACCAACAATGAGATGGATCCGATCCTGGTGGAACTCAAGCCGGGGGAACGTCTGGATGCATTTGACCCTCACCCCGGGGAGCAGTTCGGCTATGTGCTCAAGGGTGAGGCTACGTTGCGGCTGGGCAAGAAAGACTATCGGGTGCGGGCCAATCACTGCTTCTATTTCGAGGCCGACCAGCCCAGTCAGATAATGAACAAGAGCCGCTCGATGGTTCGTCTGCTGTGGGTCACGGCCCCGCCGCAGATGTAA
- the speD gene encoding adenosylmethionine decarboxylase: MKILGRHLIAEYVDCTPGRLNDAAFLERCLLEAVRRSGATIVNSVFHRYAPQGVSGVVVIAESHMSIHTWPEYNYAAVDFFTCGQAVDPYLANEYLKEMLGSPNACVTEISRGIPSSANEIIQHKPAALKAAKTAAG; the protein is encoded by the coding sequence ATGAAAATTCTGGGACGTCACTTGATCGCCGAGTATGTCGATTGCACGCCGGGCCGGCTGAATGATGCCGCGTTTTTGGAACGCTGCCTGCTCGAGGCGGTCCGCCGCTCCGGGGCGACCATTGTCAACTCGGTCTTCCACCGTTATGCGCCACAGGGTGTCTCCGGCGTCGTGGTGATTGCCGAGTCGCATATGTCTATTCACACCTGGCCGGAGTACAACTATGCCGCGGTCGATTTCTTCACCTGCGGGCAGGCGGTCGACCCGTACCTGGCCAACGAGTACCTCAAGGAAATGCTCGGCAGTCCGAATGCCTGCGTGACTGAGATCAGCCGTGGGATACCGTCGAGCGCCAACGAAATCATCCAACACAAGCCGGCCGCGCTCAAGGCCGCAAAGACCGCCGCCGGCTAA
- a CDS encoding type III PLP-dependent enzyme, with protein MTSSFSFKEIAESQVLRGVDTGLVRRLFKRGRLESPLMLLSRSEISRNYRALAEALPRAEIHYAVKSNNHPVFLDELHRAGSRFEVCSGREIEVVVRAGAEPSALVHSHPVKSLREFDTAVSAGVRTFVVDNIDEVRKLRRFRTTRLRILIRFRVVNAVKAVVDLQYKYGCTVDEVLPLAEETRKAGHDVYGLCFHIGSQCIHAENYVNAINAAGDLIKALERAGFDIRLLDIGGGFPVAYVEPVPPIDQFCRPINKALETQIRPDIKVICEPGRFISASPVTLVCCVIGKAVRDGKIWYYLDDGLYSTFSGIVYDHCQYPVITNRSGEGRLSVLAGPTCDSFDVMYDGLLIPEHNIGDMIVFPLTGAYCAVSGSDFNSLKRPEYAIID; from the coding sequence GTGACAAGTTCGTTTTCATTCAAGGAAATCGCCGAATCACAGGTGTTGCGGGGGGTGGACACCGGCCTGGTGCGCAGACTTTTCAAGCGGGGGCGGCTCGAATCCCCGCTCATGCTGCTCTCCCGCTCGGAGATCAGCCGCAACTACCGGGCTCTTGCCGAGGCGCTCCCCCGCGCCGAGATCCACTACGCGGTCAAATCGAATAATCATCCGGTTTTTCTTGACGAGCTCCACCGGGCCGGCAGCCGGTTCGAGGTCTGCTCCGGGCGTGAGATCGAGGTGGTGGTGCGCGCCGGCGCCGAGCCGTCGGCGCTGGTTCACTCGCACCCGGTCAAATCGCTGAGGGAATTCGACACGGCGGTGAGCGCGGGGGTGCGGACATTCGTGGTCGACAATATCGACGAAGTGCGCAAGCTGCGGCGCTTTCGGACCACCCGGCTGCGGATACTCATTCGCTTTCGGGTTGTCAACGCGGTCAAGGCGGTGGTCGATCTCCAGTACAAGTACGGGTGTACGGTCGACGAGGTCCTGCCGCTGGCCGAGGAAACCCGCAAGGCGGGGCATGACGTCTACGGCCTATGTTTTCATATCGGCTCGCAGTGCATACACGCCGAAAACTATGTGAACGCGATCAATGCCGCGGGTGACCTTATCAAGGCGCTGGAGCGGGCCGGTTTCGACATCCGCCTTCTGGACATCGGCGGCGGCTTTCCGGTCGCCTATGTCGAGCCGGTGCCGCCGATTGATCAGTTCTGCCGGCCGATCAACAAAGCGCTCGAAACCCAGATCCGCCCGGACATCAAAGTCATCTGTGAGCCGGGCCGATTCATCTCCGCCAGCCCGGTGACCTTAGTCTGTTGTGTGATCGGCAAGGCGGTCCGCGACGGCAAGATTTGGTACTATCTGGACGACGGCCTCTACTCCACCTTCTCGGGTATCGTCTATGACCATTGCCAGTACCCGGTGATTACGAATCGGTCCGGTGAGGGTCGTCTATCCGTGCTGGCCGGGCCGACTTGCGACTCGTTCGATGTCATGTACGACGGCCTGCTGATCCCGGAGCACAATATCGGCGACATGATTGTCTTCCCGCTGACGGGCGCCTACTGCGCTGTCTCCGGTTCCGATTTCAATTCGCTCAAACGTCCTGAATATGCGATAATCGACTGA
- the speE gene encoding polyamine aminopropyltransferase — MDTKPTAGEKYITEEGMEDLWNVWYSELHNHTSGLTLKVNRVVESCRSEFQRIEILENNDFGKILVLYGSLMVCDRDNNAYNEMITHVPLFCHPSPNEVLIIGGGDCGALTEVLKHLEVKRCTMCEIDRMVVEVSKRHFPRLTVGLEDRRARVVYQDGKKFIEDTSEKFDLILLDLSDPVGPAADLFQKSFHQSVFDRLNNNGIMVAQSESPYYNQETVRAMYRNLREIFPLVRMYTCFMPIYPSAFWSFAFCSKGIDPVRDFDQARYDKTKPSTRYYNAEIHRAAFSLPQFVRELVG; from the coding sequence ATGGACACGAAACCCACCGCCGGAGAGAAGTACATCACCGAAGAAGGCATGGAGGACCTGTGGAATGTCTGGTACTCCGAGTTGCACAATCATACGTCGGGTCTGACCCTGAAGGTCAACCGGGTGGTGGAGTCGTGCCGGTCCGAGTTTCAGCGAATCGAAATTCTTGAAAACAACGATTTCGGCAAGATTCTCGTCCTCTACGGCTCGCTCATGGTCTGCGACCGGGACAACAACGCCTACAACGAAATGATCACCCACGTGCCGCTATTCTGTCATCCGTCCCCGAACGAAGTGCTGATTATCGGCGGCGGCGACTGCGGCGCGCTGACCGAAGTGCTGAAGCATCTCGAGGTCAAACGCTGCACGATGTGCGAGATTGACAGGATGGTGGTCGAGGTCTCGAAACGGCACTTCCCGCGTCTGACCGTGGGCCTGGAGGACCGCCGCGCCCGGGTGGTGTATCAGGATGGGAAGAAGTTTATTGAAGATACGTCTGAGAAATTCGATTTGATCCTGCTCGACCTGTCCGACCCGGTCGGCCCCGCCGCCGATCTGTTTCAGAAATCCTTCCACCAGAGCGTGTTCGACCGCCTGAACAACAACGGCATTATGGTGGCGCAGTCCGAATCGCCGTATTACAATCAGGAGACGGTACGGGCGATGTACCGAAACTTGCGGGAGATTTTCCCCCTTGTGCGTATGTACACCTGCTTCATGCCGATCTACCCGTCCGCCTTCTGGTCTTTTGCGTTCTGCAGCAAGGGGATTGATCCGGTAAGAGATTTCGACCAGGCCCGGTACGATAAGACCAAGCCCTCGACTCGCTACTACAACGCCGAGATCCATCGCGCCGCATTCAGCCTGCCTCAGTTTGTGAGGGAATTGGTGGGTTAG
- a CDS encoding type 1 glutamine amidotransferase has translation MKPVCIVQNWAAESAGNLADYLAEQKIPYNVVRTYAGEALPEVASLEAAIVLGTPLSVRDYLRYEYLMRLFAFMASAVKHDLPFLGVCFGGQFLARVLGAEVRRNEVREIGLYKATLTEEGRQDPLFAGMPPELEVFHWHGDTFQIPFGATLLATGKTCRNQAFRKGKAVAIQFHIEPRADEVPLWCDAYQSELTEEGKTKEQIVSEYTAKAEQMKALSYRLMGNFLG, from the coding sequence GTGAAGCCGGTTTGTATCGTTCAGAACTGGGCAGCGGAATCGGCCGGCAATCTGGCCGACTATCTCGCCGAGCAGAAGATCCCCTACAACGTTGTCCGCACCTATGCGGGCGAGGCGCTGCCTGAGGTTGCCTCACTCGAAGCCGCTATCGTACTCGGCACGCCGCTCTCGGTGCGCGACTATTTGCGGTACGAGTATCTCATGCGGCTCTTCGCCTTTATGGCTTCCGCCGTGAAACACGATCTCCCCTTTCTGGGCGTCTGTTTTGGCGGACAGTTCCTGGCGCGGGTGCTGGGCGCCGAGGTTCGTCGCAACGAGGTGCGCGAAATCGGCCTCTACAAAGCGACCCTGACCGAGGAAGGCCGGCAGGACCCGCTCTTCGCCGGTATGCCGCCGGAATTGGAGGTCTTCCACTGGCACGGCGACACCTTTCAAATCCCATTCGGAGCTACTCTACTGGCCACAGGTAAAACCTGCCGGAACCAGGCCTTTCGCAAGGGGAAGGCGGTGGCGATCCAGTTCCATATCGAACCTCGCGCCGATGAGGTCCCGCTCTGGTGCGACGCATACCAATCGGAACTGACCGAAGAAGGCAAGACCAAGGAGCAGATCGTCTCCGAGTACACTGCCAAGGCCGAGCAGATGAAAGCCCTCAGCTACCGGCTGATGGGGAATTTTCTGGGGTAG
- the mazG gene encoding nucleoside triphosphate pyrophosphohydrolase translates to MADLKAQVLDPSLTPFERLVRLMAILRSPDGCNWDRTQTHQSLLPYLIEEAYEVVEAVEAGDSPALKEELGDLMLQVVFHSQLAAEAGHFTIDDTLDTIIQKLLNRHPHVFGERRDLRPSAVRDQWEKIKTSSGEKESVLAGLPKTMPALTMAFRIGEKAAGVGFDWKSSSDALDKVAEEVAEVRREAASTRPDRREHLKNEIGDLLFAMSSVARLEGIDPEVALRDALSKFRRRFEVMEKRLTEGGRRFEEYTLEQMEAVWQDVKSEL, encoded by the coding sequence ATGGCCGATCTCAAAGCACAAGTGCTCGACCCCTCGCTCACTCCCTTTGAACGCCTGGTCAGGCTGATGGCGATTCTCCGCTCGCCCGACGGTTGCAACTGGGACCGGACGCAGACCCACCAATCGCTCCTGCCATACCTGATCGAGGAAGCCTACGAGGTAGTCGAGGCGGTGGAGGCCGGCGATTCCCCGGCCCTCAAAGAGGAGTTGGGGGACCTAATGCTTCAAGTCGTCTTCCATTCCCAGTTAGCCGCCGAAGCCGGGCACTTCACCATAGACGACACGCTTGACACGATTATACAGAAACTCCTGAACCGCCACCCCCACGTCTTCGGCGAACGGCGCGACCTGCGACCGTCAGCGGTTCGGGATCAATGGGAGAAGATCAAGACCAGTTCGGGCGAGAAGGAGAGCGTTCTGGCAGGTTTGCCTAAGACTATGCCGGCGTTGACCATGGCTTTTCGAATTGGCGAAAAGGCCGCCGGAGTCGGGTTCGACTGGAAGTCCTCCAGCGATGCACTTGACAAAGTTGCGGAGGAGGTCGCTGAAGTTCGGCGTGAGGCGGCCTCGACCCGACCCGACAGGCGGGAACACCTCAAGAATGAGATCGGCGATCTGCTTTTTGCCATGTCCTCGGTGGCGCGATTGGAGGGAATCGACCCGGAGGTGGCTCTCCGCGATGCTCTTAGCAAGTTTCGCCGACGGTTCGAGGTGATGGAAAAGCGGCTCACCGAGGGTGGGCGACGGTTTGAGGAGTACACCCTGGAGCAAATGGAGGCGGTTTGGCAGGACGTGAAGAGCGAATTGTAA
- a CDS encoding valine--tRNA ligase → MKTVTDNGEKKSTAYSAAEIENRIYQHWVEARFFHGSSESKKKPYSIVIPPPNVTDVLHLGHALNNTIQDILIRKHRMEGFESEWLPGTDHAGIATQVIVEKQLAKEGTTRREIGREKFVERTRAWAYRNKDIILSQLRRIGCSCDWERTRFTLDENLSRAVSEVFIHLYNKGLIYRGHRIVNWCPSCRTSLSDDEVEHETFKSHLWYVRYKIKGSDEYLTVATTRPETMLGDTALAVSPKDSRYKKLVGRTVILPILEREIPIVSDSYVDPEFGTGVVKVTPAHDPNDFEIGKRHDLPEINILNTDGTLNENAGKYKGLDRYEGRKALVTDLEAKGLLEKTEDYELSAGTCYRCHSVVEPYLSLQWFVKMRELASPAVEVLKKGELRFHPDYWAKTYLHWMENIRDWCISRQLWWGHRIPVWYAEDGTAFVSVDRPAAEQCPGYDPATLVQDEDVLDTWFSSWLWPFSTFGWPDKTPELRKFYPTRVLVTASEIIFLWVARMVMAGFEFMGKCPFSDVYIHGTVRDANGIKMSKSLGNGIDPVEIIDKYGADSLRISLVLATPDGQDPWISRNTFEGGRNFVNKLYQVSRFVMLRLEGRSPVLDKLDESDLVIFDRWILSRLERTIASVERSFDEFRLSSAAKTLYNFVWEDYCSWYVELIKPDRPGEPIRENSLNVATYVLARILRLLHPFIPFVTEEIYGQLVASAGRSERDATLVFGPWPSSDGRHVDDRLEESLKQIQEVVVAVRSTRSELNVPPGKRSDLYVRVNNESFARLLEDHIQYFRSLARVENLHCGTTVKKPPLSASAVISGAEIFIPLEGLIDIEVEKTRLSKELTNLKDQQVKVAKKLANPDFLANAPAEVIDREKLKKRDYEERIERINKNLEQILGW, encoded by the coding sequence ATGAAGACAGTAACTGACAACGGCGAAAAGAAATCAACCGCCTACTCGGCGGCTGAGATCGAGAATAGGATTTATCAGCATTGGGTGGAGGCGCGCTTTTTCCACGGCTCCTCGGAGTCAAAGAAGAAGCCGTATTCTATTGTGATTCCACCCCCCAATGTCACCGATGTCCTCCACCTCGGCCACGCCCTGAACAACACCATTCAGGACATCCTGATACGCAAACATCGGATGGAGGGGTTTGAGAGCGAGTGGCTGCCGGGCACCGACCACGCCGGTATAGCAACCCAGGTGATTGTCGAAAAGCAACTGGCCAAAGAGGGTACGACCCGCCGCGAAATCGGGCGCGAGAAGTTTGTCGAGCGCACCCGCGCTTGGGCCTATCGCAATAAGGACATTATCCTCAGCCAGTTGCGGCGGATTGGCTGCAGCTGCGACTGGGAGCGCACCCGGTTCACCCTCGACGAAAACCTTTCGCGCGCCGTCAGCGAGGTCTTCATCCACCTCTACAACAAAGGCCTGATCTACCGCGGCCACCGTATCGTGAACTGGTGCCCGTCGTGCCGGACGTCGCTGTCCGACGACGAGGTCGAACACGAGACCTTCAAAAGCCACCTCTGGTACGTGCGATACAAAATCAAAGGCTCGGACGAGTACCTGACCGTTGCTACGACCCGCCCGGAGACAATGCTGGGCGATACGGCGCTGGCAGTGTCACCAAAAGACAGCCGTTACAAAAAGCTGGTCGGCCGCACCGTTATTCTCCCTATCCTCGAGCGGGAGATACCGATTGTCAGCGACAGTTATGTTGACCCAGAGTTCGGCACCGGGGTAGTCAAAGTGACCCCCGCTCACGACCCTAACGACTTCGAAATCGGCAAGCGACACGATCTGCCGGAGATCAATATCCTAAACACCGACGGCACCCTCAACGAGAACGCGGGCAAGTACAAAGGGTTGGACCGTTACGAAGGCCGCAAGGCGCTAGTGACCGATCTCGAAGCCAAGGGGCTGCTGGAAAAGACTGAGGATTACGAGCTCTCGGCCGGGACCTGCTATCGCTGCCATTCGGTGGTGGAGCCGTATCTCTCGCTGCAGTGGTTTGTCAAGATGCGCGAGCTGGCCAGCCCGGCTGTGGAAGTACTCAAGAAGGGCGAACTCCGCTTCCACCCCGACTACTGGGCCAAGACTTATCTCCACTGGATGGAGAATATTCGCGATTGGTGCATCTCCCGGCAACTCTGGTGGGGGCATCGCATCCCGGTCTGGTACGCCGAGGACGGCACCGCGTTTGTCTCAGTGGATCGACCCGCGGCCGAACAATGCCCCGGCTATGACCCGGCTACTCTGGTCCAAGACGAAGATGTTCTCGATACCTGGTTTTCGTCGTGGCTCTGGCCGTTTTCTACGTTCGGCTGGCCCGATAAAACACCGGAACTGAGAAAATTCTATCCCACCCGCGTTCTCGTTACCGCCTCGGAAATCATCTTCCTCTGGGTGGCGCGGATGGTCATGGCCGGTTTCGAGTTCATGGGCAAGTGCCCGTTCAGCGATGTCTATATTCACGGGACGGTGCGCGACGCCAACGGGATCAAGATGTCGAAGTCGCTCGGTAACGGAATTGACCCGGTGGAGATTATTGATAAGTACGGCGCGGACTCTCTTCGCATATCGCTGGTGCTGGCCACGCCCGACGGCCAGGACCCGTGGATCAGCCGCAATACTTTCGAGGGCGGTCGCAACTTTGTCAACAAGCTCTACCAGGTATCGCGTTTTGTCATGCTTCGCCTCGAGGGTCGGTCCCCGGTGTTAGACAAGCTCGATGAATCCGACCTGGTCATTTTCGACCGCTGGATCCTCTCGCGGCTGGAGCGGACGATTGCGTCGGTGGAGCGATCCTTCGACGAATTCCGCCTCTCCAGCGCCGCCAAGACGCTGTACAACTTCGTCTGGGAGGACTACTGCTCCTGGTATGTCGAGCTGATTAAGCCGGATCGCCCGGGTGAGCCGATCCGCGAAAACTCGCTGAACGTAGCCACCTATGTTCTGGCCCGCATTCTGCGGCTGCTGCACCCGTTTATACCGTTTGTCACTGAGGAAATTTACGGTCAATTGGTGGCTTCCGCCGGCAGGAGCGAGCGCGACGCTACGCTAGTGTTCGGCCCGTGGCCGAGCTCCGACGGCAGGCATGTCGACGATCGTCTCGAGGAAAGCCTGAAGCAGATTCAGGAGGTGGTTGTGGCGGTTCGCTCGACCCGATCGGAGTTGAACGTGCCGCCGGGCAAGCGGTCGGATTTGTATGTTCGCGTGAACAACGAATCCTTCGCTCGACTACTTGAGGATCACATACAGTACTTTCGCTCGCTCGCCCGGGTCGAGAATCTGCATTGTGGAACCACGGTCAAAAAGCCTCCGCTCTCAGCCTCAGCGGTTATCTCAGGAGCGGAGATCTTCATCCCGCTGGAAGGACTGATCGATATCGAGGTGGAGAAGACACGCTTGAGCAAGGAACTGACCAATTTGAAGGACCAACAGGTCAAGGTCGCCAAGAAGCTCGCGAACCCCGATTTCCTGGCCAACGCGCCGGCCGAGGTTATCGACCGCGAGAAGCTCAAGAAACGCGACTACGAAGAGCGTATCGAGCGGATCAATAAGAATCTTGAGCAGATTCTGGGGTGGTAA
- a CDS encoding sigma-54 dependent transcriptional regulator yields MPREKAKIKVLVIDDDPKIAWILSEGLSTSFEFVSATDGIQGIQMVSTEKPDLILLDIKMPGMTGLEVLEKLNKMENRPEVVMISGHGGTKYVVDSMRLGAAEFIDKPFDVREVEIHLNGVMERVKLREEVSALKKELEARSDYSTFVGDSEPMARVKGIIDQVADSELTVLIRGESGTGKEIVARSLHQLSSRRDQPFVKVNCAAIPRDLLEAELFGYEKGAFTGAHKTKQGRFESANKGTIFLDEIGDMPLELQSKLLQVLEQQEFVRVGGINNIRVDVRIICATNRNLEHAISSREFRDDLFYRLNEITLFLPPLRDRKEDIPLLLTHFLAKYNKLYSKEYQALTPETVARLMAFHWPGNVRQLENMVKQVVVRSDEQIITELIAAAAHMARPEDPRPPSEPVIAPIPAEGEAEVGYSLKGRVGRKVAAEEKRLIAEVLTKTNWNRRKAAELLDISYRSLLYKIKDYNLNSTS; encoded by the coding sequence ATGCCTCGCGAAAAAGCCAAGATCAAAGTGCTGGTTATCGACGACGATCCCAAGATCGCCTGGATTCTTTCCGAAGGGCTGTCTACGAGTTTCGAGTTTGTGTCGGCTACCGACGGAATCCAGGGCATTCAAATGGTCTCCACGGAGAAACCGGACCTGATTCTGCTGGATATCAAGATGCCCGGCATGACCGGCCTGGAGGTCCTGGAGAAGCTGAACAAGATGGAGAACCGGCCCGAGGTAGTTATGATCTCCGGTCATGGAGGCACCAAGTATGTGGTCGACTCCATGCGGCTTGGGGCGGCCGAGTTTATCGACAAGCCGTTCGACGTCCGTGAAGTGGAGATTCACCTGAACGGTGTGATGGAGCGGGTGAAACTTCGGGAGGAGGTTTCCGCTCTGAAGAAAGAGCTGGAAGCGCGCAGCGACTACTCAACATTTGTCGGCGATTCCGAACCGATGGCCCGCGTGAAGGGAATAATCGATCAGGTGGCCGACTCGGAGTTGACTGTGCTTATACGAGGTGAGTCCGGTACCGGTAAGGAGATCGTGGCTCGTTCTCTGCACCAGTTGTCCTCGCGTCGGGATCAGCCGTTTGTCAAAGTGAACTGTGCCGCCATTCCCCGTGACTTACTTGAGGCGGAGCTTTTCGGGTACGAGAAAGGCGCCTTTACGGGCGCGCACAAAACCAAGCAGGGTCGGTTTGAATCAGCTAACAAGGGGACCATATTCCTCGACGAAATCGGCGATATGCCGCTGGAACTGCAGTCAAAACTGCTTCAAGTACTCGAGCAGCAGGAGTTCGTGCGGGTCGGCGGAATCAACAACATCCGGGTGGATGTCCGAATCATCTGCGCCACTAACCGCAATCTTGAGCATGCCATATCCAGCCGGGAATTTCGTGACGATCTGTTTTACCGCCTCAATGAAATCACGTTGTTCCTGCCGCCCTTGCGGGATCGAAAAGAAGATATACCGCTGCTCTTGACTCACTTCCTGGCCAAGTACAACAAGCTCTACAGCAAGGAGTACCAGGCACTGACGCCCGAAACGGTCGCCCGGCTGATGGCCTTCCACTGGCCCGGCAACGTCCGCCAGCTCGAGAATATGGTCAAGCAGGTGGTGGTGCGCTCCGACGAGCAGATAATCACGGAGCTTATCGCCGCTGCCGCGCACATGGCACGCCCCGAGGATCCCCGGCCGCCCTCGGAACCGGTGATCGCGCCCATACCGGCAGAGGGTGAGGCTGAAGTCGGTTATTCTCTGAAAGGGAGAGTCGGCAGAAAGGTCGCTGCCGAAGAGAAACGACTTATTGCCGAGGTCCTGACCAAGACCAACTGGAACCGCCGCAAGGCGGCCGAACTCCTGGACATAAGCTACCGGTCCCTGCTCTACAAGATCAAAGACTATAATCTCAACTCGACATCTTAG